The proteins below are encoded in one region of Maribacter aestuarii:
- the serS gene encoding serine--tRNA ligase, with translation MLQLQAIREHKDQIISALKKRNIDGSALLEDVLVLDEKRRTTQTHLDSVLAESNSLSKEIGILYKSGKAQEANRLKEKTASLKEESKQLAEDLNNAAEALQTLLYTIPNVPHESVPAGNTEEDNEEVFREGNIPTLEKEALPHWELAKKYDIIDFELGVKIAGAGFPVYKGKGARLQRALIAYFLDKNTEAGYTEIQVPHLVNELSGYGTGQLPDKEGQMYHITADDLYLIPTAEVPVTNIFRDVILNETDFPICYTGYTPCFRREAGSYGAHVRGLNRLHQFDKVEIVRVEHPSNSYYALDGMVEHVKTILRELNLPYRILRLCGGDLGFTAALTYDFEVFSTAQDRWLEISSVSNFETYQANRLKLRYKDENGKSQLAHTLNGSALALPRVLAGILENCQTPSGIKIPEVLVSYCGFEMID, from the coding sequence ATGCTCCAATTACAGGCTATACGAGAACATAAAGACCAAATAATTTCTGCGCTTAAAAAGCGAAATATCGATGGAAGTGCTTTACTTGAAGACGTACTCGTATTGGATGAAAAGAGACGTACAACACAAACACATTTGGACTCCGTCCTTGCCGAGTCCAACAGTCTTTCCAAGGAAATTGGCATATTGTACAAATCTGGCAAAGCACAGGAAGCCAATAGATTAAAAGAAAAAACGGCGTCCCTAAAGGAAGAGTCCAAACAATTAGCTGAAGATTTAAACAATGCTGCCGAAGCGCTTCAAACCTTGCTTTATACCATACCCAATGTTCCTCATGAATCAGTTCCTGCCGGGAATACCGAAGAGGATAATGAGGAAGTTTTTAGGGAAGGAAACATCCCAACGCTAGAGAAGGAGGCGCTTCCACACTGGGAGTTGGCCAAGAAATACGATATCATTGATTTTGAGCTGGGCGTGAAAATTGCCGGTGCCGGGTTTCCTGTTTACAAAGGTAAAGGTGCAAGGCTGCAACGCGCATTGATCGCCTATTTTTTGGATAAGAATACGGAAGCAGGTTATACCGAAATACAGGTTCCACATCTAGTTAATGAATTATCGGGCTATGGTACCGGCCAATTACCGGATAAAGAAGGGCAGATGTACCATATAACGGCAGACGACCTTTACTTGATACCCACAGCTGAGGTTCCGGTGACCAATATTTTTAGGGATGTAATACTCAACGAAACCGATTTCCCTATTTGCTATACGGGATATACGCCATGCTTTAGAAGGGAAGCTGGAAGTTACGGGGCTCATGTTAGAGGACTGAATAGGTTACATCAATTTGATAAGGTAGAGATTGTGCGGGTAGAACACCCTTCCAATTCATATTATGCATTGGACGGAATGGTAGAACATGTGAAAACCATATTGCGCGAACTCAACTTACCGTATCGTATTTTGCGTTTGTGCGGAGGGGATTTGGGCTTTACCGCCGCCTTAACCTATGATTTTGAGGTATTTTCTACTGCGCAGGATCGCTGGTTAGAAATCAGCTCGGTTTCCAACTTTGAAACGTATCAGGCCAACCGATTGAAATTACGTTATAAGGACGAGAACGGGAAAAGTCAATTAGCCCATACACTAAACGGAAGTGCTTTAGCGCTCCCCCGCGTTTTAGCAGGTATACTTGAAAACTGCCAAACGCCAAGCGGCATTAAAATACCGGAGGTTTTGGTCTCGTATTGTGGGTTTGAGATGATCGATTGA
- a CDS encoding HTTM domain-containing protein → MLNAFFFKRIDNSSLIIFRIFFGILIALECFGAIATGWVRRNLVAPEYTFPFIDFEWLSPLPGYGMYLYFSVMGLLGICIALGYRYRISCIGFTLLWAMVYLMQKTAYNNHYYLLILVSFLMCLFPANANSSLDAKQNPSLKKDSMLAYVKWIIMLQLFIVYVYASIAKLYGDWLDFGMIKILMLPKADYYLIGDVLQQPWAHKIIGTAGILFDLLIIPALLWKPTRKIAFIASIFFHLFNSIVFQIGIFPYLSLAFSVFFFETRTIRKLFFKAKQPFVSNRIEIPGYRHWFLVAFCCYFLLQLTLPIRHHFIKDDVLWTEEGHRMSWRMMLRSRVGRGQFKVVNHTEGKTMFIKPEDYLTKPQVRKVFSYPDFAWQFAGYLRKQFEKEGNKVSVYLVNSRISINGRPYAPFIDSETDLANTPWLPYQHHDWILPSQLSNQP, encoded by the coding sequence ATGTTGAACGCATTCTTTTTTAAAAGAATAGACAACAGTTCGCTTATCATTTTCCGTATTTTTTTTGGTATCCTAATCGCATTGGAATGTTTTGGGGCTATTGCAACAGGATGGGTGAGAAGAAATTTGGTAGCACCGGAATACACCTTTCCGTTTATAGATTTTGAATGGTTAAGTCCGTTGCCCGGTTATGGTATGTACCTGTACTTCTCCGTAATGGGACTATTGGGTATTTGCATTGCGCTAGGGTATCGTTATAGGATAAGCTGTATCGGCTTTACCCTTCTTTGGGCAATGGTATACCTAATGCAAAAAACAGCCTACAACAATCACTATTACCTTTTGATTCTAGTTTCCTTTCTCATGTGCTTATTTCCTGCGAATGCGAATAGCTCCCTAGATGCCAAGCAAAATCCTTCCCTGAAAAAAGATTCCATGTTAGCTTATGTTAAATGGATAATAATGCTACAATTATTCATCGTCTACGTTTATGCTTCCATCGCTAAACTTTATGGTGATTGGTTGGATTTTGGTATGATTAAAATATTGATGCTGCCCAAGGCGGATTACTACCTCATCGGAGATGTATTGCAACAACCTTGGGCGCATAAAATTATAGGAACGGCAGGTATTCTGTTCGATTTGCTTATTATTCCCGCACTTTTATGGAAGCCTACTCGAAAAATTGCTTTCATTGCTTCTATTTTCTTTCACTTGTTCAACTCCATAGTTTTTCAGATAGGTATATTCCCGTACCTCTCTCTGGCCTTTTCAGTTTTCTTTTTTGAAACCCGTACCATTCGGAAATTATTCTTTAAAGCAAAGCAGCCCTTTGTCTCCAATAGAATTGAAATACCTGGCTACAGACATTGGTTCTTAGTTGCTTTTTGCTGTTATTTTCTACTTCAGTTGACCTTACCCATTAGGCATCATTTTATTAAGGATGATGTATTGTGGACAGAAGAGGGACACCGCATGAGCTGGCGCATGATGCTTCGTAGCCGTGTTGGTCGGGGGCAGTTCAAAGTAGTAAACCATACGGAAGGAAAAACTATGTTCATCAAACCAGAAGATTATTTGACTAAACCCCAAGTGCGAAAAGTATTTTCTTATCCAGATTTTGCATGGCAATTTGCGGGCTATTTAAGGAAACAGTTTGAAAAGGAGGGCAACAAAGTATCCGTTTATCTGGTTAATTCAAGAATAAGTATAAACGGAAGACCTTACGCCCCTTTCATTGATTCCGAAACAGATTTAGCGAACACCCCTTGGCTACCCTACCAACATCATGATTGGATTTTACCCTCACAATTATCTAACCAACCATAA
- a CDS encoding reprolysin-like metallopeptidase: protein MVTKLRLVFSITILFLSFYATAQDAYWGDQDLKGTFRNDVLERFNLKEGHAFTLNERVFREELNKQSILGKSRSIVRFPNEEGFLVAYEVEEVQIFSEQLAKKYPNIKSYKGRGVKNREERIRFSVSHKGIQSMITAPEKRGALFMQKVEGESYILYKGDDHTLKETGFICRTTSKIMEWEPSLTAKLVDDQTLRKFRLAVAASGEYTDYHGGTKSDALAAINATLTRVNGVFERDLGVTLELIANTDEVIYLDPETDPFSGSLSSQAQNTFTSVIGEENYDVGHLFNQRENTLDGNSGFIGAVCRDNRKGSGYTTFSTPEGDAFDIDLVAHEIGHQFGANHSFSHLSEGTQVQVEPASGTTIMGYAGITGVNNVLANSDDYFHYVSIVQIRDYLQTVSCGETISLTNTPPTLTPVPDYIIPKGTAFALTGNASDLDVGDVLTYAWEQIDNGVVTQATFGPTNPSGALFRSLPPTIAPTRYFPKLERVLSGNLTQTTPSIGEAWETVPTAERDLNFSLTVRDNALEGGQLVSDEVLVSVINGAGPFEVTSLSTTTTLQAGQVQNIIWDVANTNLSPISASTVDILLSTDGGLTFPIVINENVPNDGSQPVVIPGISTSAARIMVKASDNIFFAVNDANFTITDAEIVLNFSELEYEVCKPEDLEITFTYETYLGFAEESTFSILSLPPGLNAVFTPNTATDNGTEIELSISGIATLAVGQYPLQVRANSATAFKEVELMLNVYDTNFSPVVLTTPVDGFQDASKDLLLEWEDNFQNTAYDVEIASDASFNTIIESVTVLDNSYPPSNLENDTEYFWRVKPKNNCGEGVFSSPNSFRTIQFNCSTKNAFGLPLAISSSGTPTITSKISFFEDLPLADINVILDVEHSFLADLVISLTSPAGTTVVLTSNSCGDARDIDAIFDDDANAFTCSGTPAINGMVKPLGSLSSFNGESILGEWILEIQDNAASDGGQLNRFSLEVCVEGDFRPDADGDGVFDDGDDLCLDTPIGLEVDASGCPIYRFPNENFSISLESETCRGNNDGQIQITPKTFLDYEVTISGVGVNVIQSFTDNYILSELSAGTYAVCINGTDGIIEYEEYCFEVVISEPQLLGVNLRTSLDGTQLTVNLEGSNFYNIELNGELLQTAESELTLDLMNGVNFLKVSTNLSCQGTFEEQFILAKEPIVFPNPVSDFAEVFLGSLQEKVTIRIFSTDGRLVRSETKTVTGSRIQLDLTQLRTGIYYLQVEGPGTKATVKIIKE from the coding sequence ATGGTTACAAAATTACGCCTAGTTTTCTCAATTACCATATTATTTCTGTCCTTTTACGCAACTGCGCAAGACGCTTATTGGGGAGATCAGGATTTGAAAGGCACTTTTAGAAACGATGTTTTAGAGCGTTTTAACCTGAAAGAAGGGCACGCCTTTACCTTGAACGAGCGTGTTTTTCGTGAGGAACTTAACAAGCAATCTATCCTTGGAAAATCGCGTAGTATCGTTCGTTTCCCAAACGAAGAGGGGTTCCTTGTGGCTTATGAGGTGGAAGAGGTCCAAATATTCTCTGAACAACTAGCTAAAAAATATCCGAATATAAAATCCTACAAGGGTAGGGGAGTCAAAAATAGAGAGGAGAGGATTCGATTTAGTGTATCCCATAAGGGAATTCAAAGTATGATTACCGCCCCTGAGAAAAGGGGCGCTTTATTCATGCAGAAAGTAGAAGGAGAATCCTATATTCTTTACAAGGGAGATGACCATACGCTAAAGGAAACGGGCTTTATCTGTAGGACAACTTCAAAGATCATGGAGTGGGAACCATCGCTTACCGCCAAACTTGTAGATGATCAAACCTTACGAAAATTCAGGCTTGCCGTAGCGGCTTCTGGAGAGTATACTGACTACCATGGCGGTACAAAGAGTGATGCTCTGGCTGCTATCAATGCTACGTTGACGAGGGTAAATGGGGTCTTTGAGAGGGATTTAGGGGTTACATTGGAACTCATTGCCAATACGGATGAGGTAATTTATTTAGACCCGGAAACGGACCCATTTTCGGGAAGCCTAAGCTCACAGGCACAGAATACATTTACGAGTGTGATAGGAGAGGAAAATTATGATGTGGGCCATCTCTTTAACCAACGGGAAAATACGTTGGATGGAAATTCAGGGTTTATCGGAGCGGTTTGTAGGGACAATAGAAAAGGTAGTGGGTACACTACCTTTAGTACGCCGGAGGGAGACGCTTTTGATATCGATCTCGTAGCTCACGAGATAGGACATCAATTTGGGGCCAATCATAGTTTTTCCCATCTCTCGGAAGGAACCCAAGTACAAGTAGAGCCTGCAAGTGGAACAACGATTATGGGCTATGCAGGGATTACCGGGGTAAATAATGTGTTGGCAAATAGCGATGACTATTTTCATTATGTAAGTATTGTTCAGATCCGTGATTACTTGCAAACGGTTTCCTGCGGAGAAACCATTTCCTTGACGAATACGCCACCAACCTTGACCCCCGTTCCGGACTATATTATCCCAAAGGGAACTGCCTTTGCCCTTACCGGTAATGCCTCTGATTTAGACGTGGGAGATGTGCTAACCTATGCCTGGGAACAAATAGATAATGGGGTAGTGACACAAGCTACATTTGGACCTACCAATCCCTCTGGAGCTTTGTTCAGGTCTTTGCCACCTACAATTGCTCCTACAAGATATTTTCCTAAACTAGAACGGGTTTTATCGGGTAATTTGACCCAGACGACGCCGAGTATAGGTGAGGCTTGGGAAACGGTACCCACGGCAGAAAGGGATCTGAACTTTTCGTTAACGGTTCGGGACAACGCACTGGAGGGAGGCCAATTGGTTTCAGATGAGGTTTTGGTCTCCGTAATTAATGGTGCGGGCCCATTTGAGGTTACATCGTTAAGCACGACGACCACGCTTCAAGCGGGACAGGTACAGAACATAATATGGGATGTAGCCAACACGAATTTATCACCTATTTCAGCATCGACCGTGGATATATTATTATCTACCGATGGAGGATTGACCTTTCCTATTGTAATCAATGAAAATGTTCCTAACGATGGTAGCCAACCCGTTGTTATTCCAGGGATTTCAACTTCGGCTGCCCGTATTATGGTTAAGGCCTCGGATAATATTTTCTTTGCAGTTAACGACGCAAATTTTACCATCACAGATGCTGAAATTGTCCTGAACTTTTCCGAGCTGGAGTACGAGGTTTGTAAACCGGAAGATTTAGAGATTACATTTACCTACGAGACCTATTTGGGTTTTGCTGAAGAGAGCACCTTTAGTATACTATCACTTCCACCGGGACTCAATGCCGTCTTCACCCCGAACACCGCAACGGATAATGGAACGGAGATTGAACTCTCCATTTCAGGAATTGCTACTTTGGCTGTTGGGCAGTATCCATTACAGGTACGTGCCAATTCCGCCACCGCATTCAAAGAGGTAGAATTAATGCTCAACGTGTATGACACTAATTTCAGCCCAGTTGTGCTTACTACACCGGTAGACGGATTTCAGGACGCTTCTAAAGATTTGTTATTGGAATGGGAGGACAATTTTCAAAATACGGCCTATGATGTTGAAATTGCCTCGGATGCTTCCTTTAATACTATCATTGAATCTGTTACCGTTCTAGATAATTCGTATCCACCTTCCAACCTTGAAAACGATACGGAATATTTTTGGCGTGTAAAGCCTAAAAATAATTGTGGAGAGGGTGTTTTTAGTTCACCCAACAGTTTTAGGACCATACAGTTCAACTGTAGCACCAAAAATGCTTTTGGTCTTCCTTTGGCGATTTCATCCAGTGGAACTCCAACTATAACCTCTAAAATTTCCTTTTTTGAGGATTTGCCTTTGGCGGATATTAATGTCATATTGGATGTTGAGCATAGTTTTTTAGCGGACCTTGTCATTAGCCTTACTTCGCCCGCCGGCACCACGGTGGTTCTTACTTCTAATTCATGTGGCGATGCCCGAGATATCGACGCTATTTTTGATGATGACGCAAATGCTTTTACTTGTTCAGGAACTCCGGCAATTAATGGGATGGTGAAACCATTGGGCTCTTTAAGCTCTTTCAATGGAGAGTCTATATTGGGAGAATGGATTTTGGAAATACAGGATAACGCCGCTTCCGATGGAGGTCAGTTGAACCGGTTTTCGCTTGAAGTATGCGTCGAAGGGGACTTTAGGCCAGATGCTGACGGGGATGGTGTTTTTGATGACGGGGACGATCTTTGTCTAGATACCCCGATAGGTCTTGAGGTTGATGCTTCCGGATGTCCTATTTACAGATTCCCGAATGAGAATTTTAGTATAAGTCTGGAGAGTGAAACGTGCCGTGGAAATAATGATGGTCAAATTCAGATTACACCTAAAACATTTCTAGATTATGAGGTCACCATATCCGGGGTAGGAGTGAACGTAATCCAAAGTTTCACGGATAATTACATCCTTTCTGAACTTAGTGCTGGAACCTATGCGGTCTGTATCAACGGAACGGATGGTATAATCGAATATGAAGAATACTGTTTTGAGGTTGTAATATCCGAACCACAACTATTGGGCGTTAATTTAAGGACTTCTTTAGATGGTACTCAACTGACGGTGAATTTGGAGGGCTCAAATTTCTATAACATCGAGCTTAACGGGGAATTGTTGCAAACAGCAGAATCCGAGCTTACCCTGGATTTGATGAACGGAGTGAACTTCCTTAAGGTATCCACCAACTTATCTTGTCAAGGAACATTTGAAGAACAATTTATACTGGCAAAAGAACCCATAGTGTTCCCTAATCCTGTATCCGATTTTGCGGAAGTATTTTTGGGAAGCTTACAAGAAAAGGTGACTATCCGGATTTTCAGTACTGATGGCAGATTGGTAAGGAGCGAAACAAAAACAGTTACTGGCAGCCGAATACAACTGGATTTGACCCAACTGCGCACAGGTATCTATTACTTGCAGGTTGAAGGCCCCGGTACTAAAGCAACGGTAAAAATCATAAAGGAATGA
- the pth gene encoding aminoacyl-tRNA hydrolase: MLQLLKSLFKSDKAILDTEEPMKKFLIVGLGNIGAEYSETRHNIGFKILDALVLEEDLTFETAKLGDIATLKIKGRSVLCLKPSTYMNRSGKAIKYWLDKEKIPLGNLLVITDDINLPYGTIRIKTKGSDGGHNGLKDTQEYLQTTNYNRFRFGVGSDFGKGRQVEYVLGKWNDEELALMDERLKKSIEIIKSFVLAGVARTMNQFNGT, translated from the coding sequence ATGCTACAATTATTGAAATCTCTCTTTAAGTCGGATAAAGCTATATTAGACACAGAAGAACCCATGAAAAAATTCTTAATTGTAGGTCTTGGAAATATTGGTGCTGAATATTCAGAAACCCGTCATAACATAGGGTTTAAAATTTTGGATGCCTTGGTCCTTGAAGAGGATCTTACATTTGAAACCGCAAAGCTGGGTGACATTGCCACACTTAAAATAAAAGGTAGGAGTGTGCTTTGTTTAAAGCCGTCCACCTACATGAACAGAAGCGGTAAGGCTATAAAATATTGGCTGGACAAGGAAAAAATACCCTTAGGAAACTTACTGGTCATTACAGACGACATCAACTTGCCATATGGTACCATCCGTATTAAGACCAAGGGAAGCGATGGAGGACACAACGGCCTTAAGGATACACAGGAATACCTACAAACCACAAATTATAACAGATTTCGTTTTGGTGTGGGTTCAGATTTTGGAAAGGGTAGACAGGTGGAATATGTGTTGGGAAAATGGAACGATGAGGAACTGGCCCTTATGGATGAACGCCTTAAAAAATCCATTGAAATAATTAAATCCTTTGTGCTTGCCGGAGTGGCTCGTACCATGAACCAATTCAACGGAACGTAA
- a CDS encoding 50S ribosomal protein L25/general stress protein Ctc, with product MKSITIKGSERESVGKKATKALRNARKVPCVVYGGDKPLHFSADELAFRDLVYTAAAHTVKVDLGEGKVRAIMQDIQFHPVTDKILHIDFYQLFDDKEVTMNIPVRLQGNAPGVRNGGRLLFRKRKLAIKALPDKLPDFFDVDISKLKIGDNITIESLLSDDFTILHPETMVVVQVKTQRAAIVVDEDEELEGEEGAAEGAETAAEGAETPEATDGGESKE from the coding sequence ATGAAGTCAATTACAATTAAAGGATCAGAAAGAGAAAGCGTGGGCAAAAAGGCAACGAAGGCCCTACGTAATGCTAGAAAGGTTCCTTGCGTGGTATACGGAGGGGATAAACCATTACACTTTTCAGCAGATGAACTAGCGTTCAGGGATTTAGTGTATACCGCCGCCGCACATACCGTAAAGGTTGACTTAGGTGAAGGAAAAGTAAGGGCGATAATGCAGGATATACAGTTTCATCCGGTAACGGATAAAATTTTGCATATCGATTTTTACCAACTCTTCGACGATAAGGAAGTTACTATGAACATTCCCGTTCGCCTTCAAGGTAACGCACCGGGGGTTAGAAATGGTGGACGTTTATTGTTCAGAAAAAGAAAATTGGCCATTAAAGCCCTACCGGACAAATTGCCGGATTTCTTTGACGTTGATATTTCGAAACTGAAAATAGGGGATAATATCACCATTGAATCTTTGTTGAGCGATGATTTCACAATCTTACATCCAGAGACAATGGTAGTAGTTCAGGTGAAAACACAGCGTGCGGCCATAGTTGTTGACGAGGATGAGGAATTAGAAGGTGAAGAAGGAGCAGCGGAAGGTGCTGAAACTGCAGCTGAGGGAGCTGAAACTCCAGAAGCTACCGATGGTGGTGAAAGCAAGGAATAA
- a CDS encoding ribose-phosphate pyrophosphokinase, translating into MPYQVPEPKIFACTQSMTLGKKIADAYGMELGKVLFSRYSDGEFQPSFEESIRGTRIFIIGSTHPGPENLMEMLLMIDAAKRASARHITAVMPYFGWARQDRKDKPRVPIAAKLVAKMLEAAGATRIITMDLHADQIQGFFEKPVDHLFASTLFLPYLKNLELENLTIASPDMGGSKRAYAYSKALESDVVVCYKQRAKANVISHMELIGDVQGKNVVLVDDMVDTAGTLTKAADVMMERGAISVRAITTHGLLSGNAYEKIEKSQLKELIITDSIPIEIKSDKVRVLSCANLFADVMHKVHNNNSISSKFLM; encoded by the coding sequence ATGCCGTACCAAGTTCCCGAGCCTAAAATTTTTGCATGCACACAAAGTATGACTTTGGGTAAAAAAATTGCCGATGCTTATGGTATGGAATTAGGAAAGGTTCTTTTTTCAAGGTACAGTGACGGGGAGTTTCAACCTTCTTTTGAGGAGTCCATAAGGGGCACTAGGATTTTTATTATAGGTTCTACCCATCCCGGACCTGAAAACCTGATGGAGATGCTTTTAATGATAGATGCGGCCAAAAGAGCATCCGCTAGACATATAACGGCAGTTATGCCCTATTTTGGTTGGGCTAGGCAAGATAGAAAGGATAAACCTCGAGTCCCGATAGCGGCAAAACTCGTTGCTAAAATGTTGGAAGCCGCTGGGGCAACACGTATTATTACGATGGACCTGCATGCGGATCAAATACAAGGATTTTTTGAAAAACCTGTTGATCATTTATTTGCTTCCACCCTGTTCCTACCTTACCTGAAGAACTTAGAACTGGAAAACTTGACTATTGCGTCTCCAGATATGGGAGGTTCTAAAAGGGCCTATGCCTACTCGAAGGCATTGGAGAGCGATGTAGTGGTTTGTTACAAGCAAAGGGCCAAGGCCAATGTAATATCCCATATGGAACTGATTGGAGATGTACAGGGAAAAAATGTGGTTCTGGTAGATGACATGGTAGACACGGCCGGGACTTTGACCAAAGCCGCGGATGTTATGATGGAGAGGGGGGCGATAAGCGTCAGGGCAATTACCACACATGGTTTGTTATCTGGAAATGCCTATGAGAAAATTGAGAAATCGCAATTGAAGGAATTGATCATTACGGATTCTATTCCTATTGAAATAAAAAGTGATAAAGTAAGAGTCTTGAGCTGTGCCAATTTGTTTGCAGATGTAATGCACAAGGTACATAACAACAACTCTATTTCTTCCAAATTCTTGATGTAA
- a CDS encoding GDP-mannose 4,6-dehydratase, giving the protein MKVLVTGAAGFIGFHLVEALIKKGEDVIGIDNINSYYDVGLKYARLAESGIVPNSGDTQIAFSKDTLNYINSSKHKNYRFLRLDIIDLIPLEKLFVAEEFECVINLAAQAGVRHSIENPRAYIQSNVVGFLNILECSRLVKLSHLIYASSSSVYGDNSKIPFSENEKADMPVSLYAATKKSNELMAHAYSHIYGIRTTGLRFFTVYGPWGRPDMAPMLFADAITRGIPINVFNDGHMQRDFTYVDDTVEGILQLTFNSVPKSSLNANIYNIGNSKPIDLMDFIQGLEKEIGKKATKNFMPMQDGDVKVTFADTTKLNKVTGYKPKTDLKKGLSKFVGWYKSFYYG; this is encoded by the coding sequence ATGAAAGTACTGGTAACGGGCGCAGCCGGATTTATAGGGTTTCATCTAGTGGAAGCTTTAATTAAAAAAGGAGAAGACGTAATAGGCATCGATAACATCAACAGTTATTATGATGTAGGCCTAAAATATGCACGCTTGGCCGAATCGGGTATCGTACCAAATAGTGGAGATACACAAATAGCGTTTTCAAAGGACACCCTGAATTATATCAACAGTTCAAAACACAAAAATTACAGATTCCTGAGACTGGATATAATCGATTTAATTCCGTTGGAAAAATTATTTGTAGCAGAAGAGTTCGAGTGCGTTATAAACTTGGCGGCACAAGCGGGCGTTCGTCATTCCATAGAAAATCCACGTGCGTACATCCAATCCAACGTGGTTGGTTTTTTAAATATTTTGGAATGTTCTCGGTTGGTAAAACTAAGCCATCTAATCTATGCTTCTAGCTCTTCCGTCTACGGGGATAACAGCAAAATTCCTTTTTCGGAAAACGAGAAGGCGGATATGCCCGTTAGCCTATATGCCGCAACAAAGAAGAGTAATGAATTAATGGCCCATGCGTACAGTCATATCTACGGAATACGCACGACTGGTCTTCGTTTTTTTACCGTTTACGGTCCTTGGGGCAGACCGGATATGGCCCCCATGCTTTTTGCCGATGCCATTACTAGGGGTATTCCAATAAACGTGTTCAACGATGGTCATATGCAGCGAGATTTCACCTATGTCGACGATACCGTTGAAGGAATTTTACAACTCACCTTTAATTCCGTCCCAAAATCGAGTTTAAATGCAAATATTTACAATATAGGCAATTCAAAACCCATAGATTTAATGGATTTCATCCAGGGTTTGGAAAAAGAAATAGGAAAAAAAGCAACCAAAAATTTCATGCCCATGCAGGATGGCGATGTTAAGGTAACCTTTGCGGACACTACTAAATTGAATAAGGTAACGGGATATAAGCCTAAAACAGATCTAAAAAAAGGACTTTCTAAATTCGTTGGTTGGTACAAATCTTTTTATTACGGCTAA